Proteins co-encoded in one Candidatus Methylomirabilis sp. genomic window:
- a CDS encoding MFS transporter, with translation MAVPPPAVPPPPRRGRVLLTACAIHILHDGFQNSLYVLFPLMAAELGLSFAQVGLMKTAYSAALSLFQIPAGLLAEVVGEVSLLLGGTAALSGSFLLIGMAAAYVPLLAALVVGGTASGVQHPLGSALVATTYEAGGWRRALGTYNFSGDLGKILLPAASGLLAVRFGWRGAVLGLAAGGLFAVALLLLAARQPRPFPRGAGRSRPHEGIRGWGITDRRRFAALAAVGMVDDATRTAVLTFLPFLLAGKGLSAGEVGGALMLLFAGGAFGKFACGALAERVGVAGMVAVTEALTGLGILSLLFVPTTLLPVLLPPFGLVLNGTSSVLYATVAELTAVGHRSRVYGLYYTIYLGAGAVAPVLWGLVGDRVGLAPTWVAIAAVILGAVALALPLRARRGGDEGLAGAPAPRV, from the coding sequence GTGGCCGTCCCGCCCCCGGCCGTCCCGCCCCCGCCACGCCGGGGCCGGGTCCTCCTGACCGCCTGCGCCATCCACATCCTGCACGACGGGTTCCAGAACTCGCTGTACGTCCTCTTCCCGCTCATGGCAGCGGAGCTCGGCCTCTCCTTCGCCCAGGTCGGCCTGATGAAGACCGCCTACTCCGCAGCCCTGAGCCTCTTCCAGATCCCCGCAGGGTTGCTCGCGGAAGTGGTGGGGGAGGTGTCCCTGCTCCTCGGCGGCACCGCAGCGCTCAGCGGCAGCTTCCTTCTGATCGGCATGGCCGCGGCCTACGTCCCCCTCCTCGCCGCGCTCGTCGTCGGCGGGACGGCGTCCGGCGTTCAGCACCCGCTCGGCTCCGCCCTGGTGGCGACCACCTACGAGGCGGGAGGGTGGCGCCGGGCGCTCGGCACCTACAACTTCTCCGGCGACCTGGGGAAGATCCTCCTGCCGGCCGCATCCGGCCTGCTGGCGGTCCGGTTCGGCTGGCGGGGCGCGGTTCTGGGGTTGGCAGCGGGTGGGCTCTTCGCGGTGGCCCTCCTCCTCCTGGCGGCGCGCCAGCCCCGCCCGTTCCCCAGGGGGGCTGGCCGGTCGCGGCCCCACGAGGGGATCCGGGGCTGGGGGATCACCGACCGCCGCCGCTTCGCCGCCCTGGCCGCCGTCGGGATGGTCGATGATGCCACCCGCACGGCCGTCCTCACGTTTCTCCCGTTCCTCCTGGCGGGGAAGGGGCTGTCGGCCGGGGAGGTGGGGGGTGCCCTCATGCTCCTGTTCGCCGGGGGCGCCTTCGGCAAGTTTGCCTGTGGCGCGCTGGCCGAGCGGGTCGGCGTGGCGGGGATGGTCGCCGTGACCGAGGCGCTGACCGGCCTGGGGATTCTGAGCCTGCTGTTCGTGCCCACGACCCTCCTGCCCGTCCTGCTCCCGCCCTTCGGGCTCGTGCTGAACGGGACCTCCTCGGTCCTGTACGCCACGGTCGCGGAGCTCACGGCCGTCGGACACCGGTCCAGGGTCTACGGGCTTTACTACACCATCTACCTGGGGGCCGGGGCCGTGGCTCCGGTGCTCTGGGGGCTCGTGGGCGACCGGGTGGGCCTGGCGCCGACCTGGGTCGCCATCGCCGCGGTCATCCTGGGCGCCGTGGCCCTCGCCCTTCCCCTCCGGGCGCGCCGGGGCGGGGACGAGGGCCTTGCGGGAGCGCCGGCGCCCCGCGTATGA
- a CDS encoding cyclic nucleotide-binding domain-containing protein produces the protein MDAAKLLRQIPLFKECREADLGRLAAICEEEVHPEGRVIFREGETGDALYAVLEGTVRISKLIPRVGEEAMAFLEEGGHFGEMALLDEAPRSATAIAHTDCRLLIIRKTVFLDLLKDEALARQLLLVFCRTLSYRLRETTDRIVTLFAFARQNW, from the coding sequence ATGGACGCCGCTAAGCTCCTCCGGCAGATCCCGCTCTTCAAGGAGTGCAGAGAGGCTGACCTGGGCCGCCTCGCCGCCATCTGCGAGGAGGAGGTCCACCCGGAGGGGCGGGTCATCTTCCGGGAAGGGGAGACCGGGGACGCCCTGTACGCGGTCCTGGAGGGAACGGTCCGGATCAGCAAGTTGATCCCGAGGGTGGGGGAGGAGGCGATGGCCTTCCTCGAGGAGGGGGGGCACTTCGGCGAGATGGCCCTCCTGGATGAGGCGCCCCGCTCGGCCACCGCCATCGCCCACACCGACTGCCGCCTCCTGATCATCCGGAAGACGGTCTTCCTGGATCTCCTGAAGGATGAGGCCCTGGCGCGACAGCTCCTCCTGGTCTTCTGCCGGACCCTGTCCTACCGGCTCCGGGAGACCACGGACCGGATCGTCACCCTCTTCGCGTTCGCCCGCCAGAACTGGTAG
- a CDS encoding TVP38/TMEM64 family protein translates to MRRWAIWGGAATGAAAAVTLAYLHLQGALWPEPLRELGRLATNREALRRLLEQHGAFAPVTFILIQAAQVVAAPVPGELTGFLGGYFFGVLRGFIYSAIGLTLGSILAFGLGHWLGQPFVRRLVKPETYERFAFLAETRGVLAAFVLFLIPGFPKDYLSYLLGVSPMRFLPFLLVCGLGRMPGTYLLSLQGDRVGGRAYLQGLIILTALAVLSVVGYLTRGHIFAWARNPTGSSAEGAPPAKPAATTGGDDGRR, encoded by the coding sequence ATGAGGCGCTGGGCGATCTGGGGTGGCGCCGCGACCGGGGCCGCCGCCGCGGTCACACTGGCCTACCTGCACCTGCAGGGGGCTCTCTGGCCGGAACCTCTCCGCGAGCTCGGCCGCCTGGCGACCAACCGGGAGGCCCTGCGCCGCCTCCTGGAGCAGCACGGGGCCTTCGCCCCCGTCACCTTCATCCTCATCCAGGCCGCCCAGGTCGTGGCGGCGCCGGTCCCCGGGGAGCTGACCGGGTTTCTCGGCGGCTACTTCTTCGGGGTCCTCCGGGGGTTCATCTACTCCGCGATCGGCCTGACCCTCGGCTCCATCCTCGCCTTCGGCCTCGGGCACTGGCTGGGCCAGCCGTTTGTCCGCCGGCTGGTGAAGCCGGAGACCTACGAGCGCTTCGCCTTCCTGGCCGAGACCCGGGGGGTCCTCGCCGCCTTCGTGCTGTTCCTCATCCCGGGCTTCCCCAAGGACTACCTCTCCTATCTCCTGGGTGTGAGCCCCATGCGCTTCCTCCCCTTCCTCCTCGTGTGCGGGCTCGGGCGGATGCCCGGGACCTATCTCCTCTCGCTCCAGGGAGACCGGGTGGGGGGCCGGGCCTACCTGCAGGGGCTCATCATCCTGACGGCCCTGGCAGTCCTGTCCGTGGTCGGCTATCTCACCCGAGGCCACATCTTTGCCTGGGCCAGGAACCCGACGGGGAGCTCCGCGGAGGGGGCACCCCCCGCCAAGCCTGCAGCCACCACCGGAGGGGACGATGGACGCCGCTAA
- the lipB gene encoding lipoyl(octanoyl) transferase LipB produces the protein MDCLTAHLGRVPYADALVLMRTLGAARQRGEVPDLLLTCEHEPVITLGRGARPEHLLLAQEGLAARGIGLYEVERGGDVTYHGPGQLMLYPILDLTRHGRDLHAFLRGLERVLIETVVAFGVLAAARPGLTGVWVGEAKLASIGIHVSRWVTWHGAALNVSTDLDAFSSIVPCGLAGIRMTSLKALTGWAPPLAAVAEACHAPFARQMACHISPADPETLWDRAAAIPQGATG, from the coding sequence GTGGACTGCCTGACGGCCCATCTCGGGCGCGTCCCCTACGCCGACGCGCTCGTCCTGATGCGGACCCTCGGGGCGGCCCGGCAGCGGGGCGAGGTCCCCGACCTGCTCCTCACGTGCGAGCATGAGCCGGTCATCACGCTCGGGCGCGGCGCGCGTCCCGAGCACCTGCTGCTGGCGCAGGAGGGCCTGGCCGCCCGGGGGATCGGCCTCTACGAGGTGGAGCGGGGGGGCGATGTCACCTACCACGGCCCCGGCCAGCTCATGCTCTACCCCATCCTCGATCTGACCCGTCACGGACGCGACCTGCACGCCTTTCTCCGGGGCCTCGAGCGGGTCCTCATCGAGACTGTCGTGGCCTTCGGGGTCTTGGCGGCGGCCCGCCCCGGCCTCACGGGGGTGTGGGTGGGGGAGGCGAAGCTCGCCTCCATCGGGATCCACGTCAGCCGCTGGGTCACCTGGCATGGCGCGGCCCTGAACGTCTCCACAGACCTGGATGCGTTCTCCTCCATCGTGCCCTGCGGCCTGGCCGGGATCCGGATGACCTCGCTCAAGGCGCTGACCGGGTGGGCCCCGCCCCTCGCCGCCGTGGCGGAGGCCTGCCACGCGCCCTTCGCCCGCCAGATGGCCTGCCACATCAGCCCCGCCGATCCCGAGACGCTCTGGGATCGCGCTGCCGCTATCCCCCAGGGCGCGACTGGATGA